In Halalkalicoccus subterraneus, one DNA window encodes the following:
- a CDS encoding PIG-L deacetylase family protein, whose product MPYRLLVIGAHPDDPDIRAGGLACTAAAAGHDVKFVSMTDGRGGHHEQAGDELVRRRREEAAAAAAVAGIEYDVLDVPDGELRPALENRKTLIQLIREFEPDVVLTHRTNDYHPDHRYTSQLVRDAAYMVMVPNVCPNVPALEYNPVFSYVLDGFERPYPFDPDVIVPIDDEQVERKYDALDRHESQMYEWLPYTEGILESVPDEPDARREWLATDPIGGLEEMRTTADRFRDLLAERYGSDRAQEIEYVEAFEVSEYGGDLTPALAEGLFSY is encoded by the coding sequence ATGCCCTACAGACTCCTCGTCATCGGTGCACACCCTGACGATCCGGACATTCGAGCGGGCGGGCTCGCCTGTACGGCCGCGGCGGCCGGCCACGACGTCAAATTCGTCTCAATGACCGACGGCCGGGGCGGCCACCACGAACAGGCCGGCGACGAACTCGTGCGGAGACGACGCGAGGAAGCGGCGGCGGCCGCGGCGGTCGCCGGCATCGAATACGACGTCCTCGATGTCCCCGACGGCGAACTCAGACCGGCCCTGGAGAACCGAAAGACGCTCATCCAGCTGATCCGCGAGTTCGAACCCGACGTCGTCCTCACCCACCGGACGAACGACTACCACCCGGACCACCGCTACACCTCACAATTGGTCCGCGACGCCGCCTACATGGTCATGGTGCCGAACGTCTGCCCGAACGTCCCGGCCCTTGAGTATAACCCGGTCTTCTCCTACGTGCTGGACGGGTTCGAGCGCCCCTATCCGTTCGATCCCGACGTGATCGTCCCGATCGACGACGAACAGGTCGAACGGAAGTACGACGCACTCGATCGTCACGAGTCCCAGATGTACGAGTGGCTCCCCTACACCGAGGGGATCCTCGAATCGGTTCCCGACGAGCCCGACGCGCGTCGCGAGTGGCTCGCCACCGATCCGATCGGGGGGCTCGAAGAGATGCGAACCACGGCCGATCGGTTCCGCGACCTGCTGGCCGAGCGTTACGGATCCGACCGTGCCCAGGAGATCGAGTACGTTGAGGCGTTCGAGGTCTCCGAATACGGCGGCGACCTCACGCCCGCCCTCGCCGAGGGACTGTTCTCGTACTGA
- a CDS encoding Gfo/Idh/MocA family protein: protein MVPDTPVRVGIVGLGTIGRIHAERIDTLGGELAGADLDPAARTDFEIEFDAPTYPDHDALLESGVDAVIVGVPNGVHETVAVDALEAGVDVLLEKPLAHTVESAERIAAAARDAEGFCTVGFTMRHSAQTERVRALREVGAFGSISHIEVTYLRRGGVPGSGDGWFTDPDLAGGGVLMDLGVHVIDLALHVLGHPDIVEVSGTTRSEYGEYAVDDSATGLLRTADGRTIAIDTAWHGTCEPERACVVRGTDAGAAFEIGGSELSLVSADAAEPVEVVSVDETDMHLAEDRTFLEAVAGERDPPNGIVEEALSVQRVIETLYESGTSGTAVRLDSPVAAADGSGANE from the coding sequence ATGGTTCCAGACACGCCGGTCCGCGTCGGTATCGTCGGACTCGGCACGATCGGCCGAATCCACGCGGAGCGAATCGACACGCTCGGCGGCGAACTCGCGGGTGCCGACCTCGATCCCGCTGCCAGAACGGACTTCGAAATCGAGTTCGACGCCCCGACCTATCCCGACCACGACGCGTTGCTCGAATCGGGCGTCGACGCCGTGATCGTCGGCGTCCCGAACGGCGTTCACGAGACGGTCGCGGTCGATGCACTTGAGGCCGGCGTCGACGTCCTCCTCGAGAAGCCGCTCGCCCACACGGTCGAGAGCGCAGAACGGATCGCCGCCGCCGCCCGCGACGCCGAGGGGTTCTGTACGGTCGGGTTTACGATGCGCCACTCGGCCCAGACCGAGCGCGTCAGGGCGCTTCGCGAGGTGGGGGCGTTCGGCTCGATCTCGCACATTGAGGTGACCTACCTGCGACGGGGCGGCGTCCCCGGCAGCGGCGACGGCTGGTTCACGGATCCGGACCTCGCCGGCGGCGGCGTGTTGATGGATCTCGGCGTCCACGTCATCGACCTCGCGCTCCACGTCCTCGGGCATCCCGACATCGTGGAGGTGAGCGGGACCACGCGCTCCGAGTACGGCGAGTACGCCGTCGACGATTCGGCGACGGGACTGCTCCGGACGGCCGACGGCCGGACGATCGCCATCGACACCGCCTGGCACGGGACCTGCGAGCCCGAGCGGGCGTGTGTCGTCCGGGGCACCGACGCCGGTGCGGCGTTCGAGATCGGCGGATCGGAGCTATCGCTCGTGAGCGCGGACGCCGCGGAGCCCGTCGAAGTCGTCTCAGTCGACGAGACGGACATGCATCTCGCCGAGGACCGGACCTTCCTCGAGGCCGTCGCCGGTGAGCGCGACCCACCTAACGGAATCGTCGAGGAGGCGCTGTCCGTCCAGCGCGTTATCGAGACGCTCTACGAGTCGGGTACGTCCGGGACGGCGGTTCGTCTCGACTCGCCGGTCGCGGCCGCCGACGGTTCGGGTGCGAACGAATGA
- a CDS encoding N-acyl-D-amino-acid deacylase family protein yields the protein MSPELCIENARIVDGTGAPWFRGAVGVEDGTITHVCREREPEFDAAVHVDAAGSVVCPGFVDAHSHSDLELFSDPTLAPKTRQGITTEILGQDGFSMAPLSDADDIEAWQGYVSGLAGRLEREWSWRSVADYLDAIDDAGVAPNVATLVGHGTARYEVLGMDDVEPTDAELEEMASVVAEGLADGAVGFSSGLVYTPQVYSSTAEVSRLAAELEPYGRPFVAHIRSEGRWIWEAMDEFIDIGAEYDVPIHQSHFKLTGSGQRGKVERVLERVELARERGVDMTADQYPYTAGSSMLTSLLPPWMQSKGADEMRAALADPEQREAVRRDIEEWRIDGWENVGGKTGWDRVEITNLASEEYRADAGKDLATVANERDSDPAEVLCDVLLAEDLDAAMIAHGMIESDVREILRSDRVAVGTDGLFGSRPHPRVYGSFPRVLSHYVREEGVLSIERAIYKMTALPARIHGLDSKGVVRPGLDADLVVFDPHVVADRATFDDPRRYPRGIEHVFVDGTAVVRDGAVTDARPGSAIRA from the coding sequence ATGTCGCCCGAGCTGTGCATCGAGAACGCGCGTATCGTCGACGGAACGGGCGCGCCCTGGTTTCGGGGCGCGGTCGGCGTCGAGGACGGAACGATCACCCACGTCTGCAGGGAACGTGAACCCGAGTTCGACGCCGCGGTCCACGTCGACGCCGCGGGGAGCGTCGTCTGTCCCGGCTTCGTCGACGCCCATTCGCATTCGGATCTGGAGCTGTTCTCGGATCCGACGCTCGCGCCGAAGACGCGCCAGGGAATTACCACCGAAATCCTCGGCCAGGACGGCTTCTCGATGGCGCCGCTCTCCGACGCCGACGACATCGAGGCATGGCAGGGGTACGTTAGCGGCCTCGCGGGTCGCCTCGAACGCGAGTGGTCGTGGCGCTCGGTGGCCGACTATCTGGACGCGATCGACGACGCCGGCGTCGCGCCGAACGTCGCGACGCTGGTCGGCCACGGGACGGCCCGCTACGAGGTCCTCGGGATGGACGACGTCGAACCGACCGACGCCGAACTCGAGGAGATGGCCTCCGTGGTCGCCGAGGGGCTGGCCGACGGCGCGGTGGGGTTCTCGAGCGGGCTCGTCTACACGCCGCAGGTGTACTCGAGTACCGCGGAGGTGTCGCGTCTCGCCGCCGAACTCGAACCGTACGGCCGCCCCTTTGTTGCCCACATCCGAAGCGAGGGCCGGTGGATCTGGGAGGCGATGGACGAGTTCATCGACATCGGCGCCGAGTACGACGTCCCGATCCACCAGTCACACTTCAAACTCACCGGCAGCGGGCAACGGGGCAAGGTCGAACGCGTGCTCGAACGGGTCGAACTCGCCCGCGAGCGCGGCGTCGACATGACGGCCGACCAGTACCCCTACACCGCCGGCAGCAGCATGTTGACGTCCTTGCTTCCCCCGTGGATGCAGTCGAAGGGGGCAGACGAGATGCGCGCGGCGCTTGCCGATCCCGAACAGCGCGAGGCCGTTCGACGGGACATCGAGGAGTGGCGCATCGACGGCTGGGAGAACGTCGGGGGAAAGACCGGCTGGGATCGCGTCGAGATCACGAACCTCGCCTCCGAGGAGTACCGCGCCGACGCGGGAAAGGATCTCGCGACCGTCGCGAACGAGCGCGACAGCGACCCCGCAGAGGTGCTCTGTGACGTCCTGCTCGCGGAGGACCTCGATGCGGCCATGATCGCCCACGGCATGATCGAATCGGACGTCCGGGAGATTCTCCGAAGCGACCGCGTGGCGGTCGGGACCGACGGACTGTTCGGTTCGCGACCCCACCCTCGCGTCTACGGGTCGTTCCCGCGCGTCCTGTCGCACTACGTCCGCGAGGAGGGCGTGCTCTCGATCGAGCGGGCCATCTACAAGATGACGGCGCTGCCCGCACGGATCCACGGCCTCGACTCGAAGGGGGTCGTTCGGCCGGGGCTGGACGCCGATCTGGTCGTCTTCGATCCCCACGTCGTCGCCGACCGGGCGACCTTCGACGACCCGCGCCGGTACCCGCGGGGCATCGAACACGTGTTCGTCGACGGGACGGCCGTCGTCCGAGACGGCGCCGTCACTGACGCCCGCCCTGGCTCCGCCATTCGTGCCTGA
- a CDS encoding Gfo/Idh/MocA family protein, with protein sequence MTVSVGVLSSAHVHTDAYAGQLAAREDVEFVGVVDEDPERGRETAQRHGTEYVEDVEALLRRIDAGVVCSPNVDHREWIDRAAAANVDVLCEKPLATTVENARAIVDRWRASDVRIGVAMPLRFCEPARRAKETLEAGGIGTIRSISGTNRGRMPGGWFVDPYLSGGGAVMDHTVHVVDLVAHLTGQHVVEVYAEIDTRFHDIPVEDANVLSMELSDGTVFLLDGSWSKPDAWHTWGDATVELTGSDGTVAVDYTDQSIVHTSASGPDAGVNRVFHGTNTTEALIDDFVGAVRDNRDPMTTPDEGFEAVAVVEAAYESAETGKPVRVDR encoded by the coding sequence GTGACGGTCTCGGTCGGCGTCCTCTCGTCGGCGCACGTCCACACCGACGCTTACGCCGGACAACTCGCGGCCCGCGAGGACGTCGAGTTCGTGGGCGTCGTCGACGAGGACCCGGAGCGCGGGCGCGAAACCGCACAGCGCCACGGGACCGAGTACGTCGAGGACGTCGAGGCGTTGCTCAGACGGATCGACGCCGGCGTCGTCTGCTCGCCGAACGTCGACCATCGCGAGTGGATCGACCGGGCGGCCGCGGCGAACGTCGACGTGCTCTGTGAGAAGCCGCTCGCGACGACCGTCGAGAACGCACGCGCCATCGTCGACCGGTGGCGAGCGTCGGACGTCCGGATCGGCGTCGCGATGCCGCTTCGCTTTTGCGAACCCGCTCGCCGGGCCAAGGAGACACTCGAAGCCGGCGGGATCGGAACGATCCGGTCGATCTCCGGGACCAATCGGGGACGAATGCCCGGCGGCTGGTTCGTCGATCCCTACCTGTCCGGCGGCGGTGCCGTCATGGACCACACGGTCCACGTCGTCGACCTCGTCGCCCATCTTACCGGCCAGCACGTCGTCGAGGTGTACGCCGAGATCGATACGCGCTTTCACGACATCCCCGTCGAGGACGCAAACGTCCTCTCGATGGAGCTCTCGGACGGAACGGTGTTCCTCCTCGACGGCTCCTGGAGCAAGCCCGATGCGTGGCACACGTGGGGCGACGCCACCGTCGAACTGACCGGCAGCGACGGGACGGTGGCGGTCGACTACACGGATCAGTCGATCGTTCACACGTCCGCATCCGGGCCGGACGCCGGCGTCAACCGCGTCTTCCACGGGACGAACACGACGGAGGCGCTGATCGACGACTTCGTTGGCGCCGTTCGCGACAACCGCGATCCGATGACGACGCCGGACGAGGGTTTCGAAGCCGTCGCGGTCGTCGAGGCCGCCTACGAGTCCGCCGAGACCGGAAAGCCGGTCCGCGTCGACCGCTGA
- a CDS encoding Gfo/Idh/MocA family protein has product MERIGILGRGFMARVHAQRYGRIDGVDVAAVASPGGPTAFADEYADGAAVYDDAPEMYDSIPLDAVDVCTPTHTHRELVVPALDRGLDVLCEKPIARTMAGARAIADAATDADATVVPGHTIRFFPEYAKARDRVQAGDVGSPGNVRTFRQSPFEDRSDWFADDEKSGGVLLDLAIHDFDFLRWTVGEVDRVFARRRQWNAHEYALATVRFESGAVGHVDARWPRRPDLPFVTRFEIAGDGGLLEFDSEDATPIEVSSTTAEKLDRDPIDEPLEKDPYLRELEAFVDCVRRDDEPAIALEDGIETLRVALAALESAERGEPVRPAEVRA; this is encoded by the coding sequence ATGGAACGGATCGGAATCCTCGGCCGCGGGTTCATGGCGAGGGTCCACGCCCAGCGATACGGTCGGATCGACGGCGTCGACGTCGCGGCGGTCGCCTCGCCGGGTGGCCCGACCGCGTTCGCCGACGAGTACGCCGACGGTGCGGCGGTCTACGACGATGCCCCCGAGATGTACGACTCGATACCGCTCGACGCGGTGGACGTCTGTACGCCGACGCACACCCACCGCGAACTGGTCGTTCCGGCGCTCGACCGCGGGCTAGACGTGCTCTGTGAGAAACCCATCGCGCGGACGATGGCGGGTGCGCGAGCGATCGCCGACGCGGCCACGGACGCGGACGCGACGGTCGTTCCCGGACACACGATCCGGTTCTTCCCCGAGTACGCGAAAGCTCGCGATCGGGTCCAAGCCGGGGACGTCGGCTCGCCCGGGAACGTCAGAACGTTCCGCCAGTCGCCGTTCGAGGACCGGTCCGACTGGTTCGCGGACGACGAGAAGAGCGGCGGCGTCCTTCTGGATCTGGCGATCCACGACTTCGATTTCCTCCGGTGGACCGTCGGCGAGGTCGATCGGGTTTTCGCCCGCCGTCGGCAGTGGAACGCACACGAGTACGCGCTCGCGACCGTCCGCTTCGAGAGCGGCGCCGTCGGCCACGTCGACGCCCGCTGGCCCCGGCGTCCCGACCTGCCCTTCGTGACCCGCTTCGAGATCGCCGGCGATGGAGGTCTTCTCGAGTTCGACAGCGAGGACGCGACCCCGATCGAGGTGAGCAGCACGACGGCGGAGAAACTCGACCGGGACCCGATCGACGAACCCCTCGAAAAGGACCCGTACCTGCGCGAACTCGAGGCGTTCGTCGACTGCGTTCGGAGGGACGACGAGCCGGCGATCGCGCTCGAGGACGGCATCGAAACTCTGCGCGTCGCACTCGCCGCGCTCGAATCCGCAGAGCGCGGTGAGCCCGTTCGTCCCGCGGAGGTGAGGGCGTGA
- a CDS encoding sugar phosphate isomerase/epimerase family protein, with protein sequence MNVDIGLCTVSSKERAVEAVIELAAEAGYDGVELWGRDHVGDGSVDDCRRIVDAVDANGLGIPVYGSYLRCGTDEFDDRVEHELAIAGRLDADLIRVWAGRQEYEDHDAEHWNRVVCDLERLTDRAAAYGVGVTVEKHAGTLTDTLEGARRLIEAVDDEHCGLNYQPGFSVPKDEIEREATELAPRSNNLHLQAVRECGESRRCPLSEAFYDLETVLAPFLDAGFDGSANVEFVTDERPYPAAIEADRRYVASILQADSHERAHTR encoded by the coding sequence ATGAACGTCGATATCGGGCTCTGTACCGTCTCGAGCAAGGAGCGCGCCGTCGAGGCCGTCATCGAACTGGCCGCCGAGGCCGGCTACGACGGCGTCGAACTCTGGGGACGCGATCACGTCGGCGACGGTTCCGTGGACGACTGTCGTCGGATCGTCGACGCGGTCGACGCGAACGGGCTCGGAATTCCCGTCTATGGTTCGTACCTCCGCTGTGGAACCGACGAGTTCGACGACAGGGTGGAACACGAACTCGCGATCGCGGGGCGACTCGACGCCGACCTGATCCGCGTCTGGGCCGGCCGGCAGGAGTATGAGGACCACGATGCCGAGCACTGGAACCGGGTCGTCTGTGATCTCGAACGCCTGACCGACCGGGCGGCCGCGTACGGCGTCGGTGTCACGGTCGAGAAGCATGCGGGCACGCTGACTGACACCCTAGAAGGGGCTCGACGACTGATCGAGGCGGTCGACGACGAACACTGCGGGCTCAACTACCAGCCGGGGTTTTCGGTCCCGAAAGACGAGATCGAACGCGAGGCGACCGAACTCGCACCCCGCTCGAACAACCTCCATCTCCAGGCCGTCCGCGAGTGCGGCGAGAGCCGTCGTTGTCCGCTCTCGGAGGCGTTCTACGACCTCGAGACCGTCCTCGCGCCGTTCCTCGACGCCGGGTTCGACGGCTCCGCGAACGTCGAGTTCGTGACTGACGAGCGGCCGTACCCGGCCGCGATCGAGGCCGACCGTCGGTATGTAGCGTCGATCCTGCAGGCCGACTCCCACGAGCGAGCGCACACCCGTTGA
- a CDS encoding aminotransferase class V-fold PLP-dependent enzyme, with amino-acid sequence MTDRNTIYDELGVPSVVNATGTKTRIGGTLIREEAREAMDRAAEAFVRLSDLQAAASERIADVTGAEAGYVTNGASSALALAAAACIAGDDLETMARLPDTEGIPDEIVMARTHRNGYDHALRLSGAEIVDVGANDYHLGTGSENTEPWEIAEAITEETVAVAYMQKPFTRPPLPEIVEIAHEHDLPVIVDAAAELPPTRNLRTFVEQGADLVAFSGGKAIRGPQSSGILAGREALVRSVARQHLDMHAESSVYEPPEALVDADGLPGVPRQGIGRSMKVGKEELAGLLAALDAFIEEDDEAVLGEWHERAERIAAALESVDSLEVELANAAKTDAVSTVAVTVGEDAPLTAAELVLSLRRENPRVFVGADDVHRSRFTINPRCLPDSEVDYVVDRIVAHLER; translated from the coding sequence ATGACGGACCGGAACACGATCTACGACGAACTGGGCGTTCCGTCGGTCGTGAACGCGACCGGCACCAAGACCCGCATCGGCGGGACGCTCATCCGCGAGGAGGCCCGCGAAGCGATGGACCGGGCCGCGGAGGCGTTCGTCCGCCTCTCGGACCTGCAGGCCGCCGCCTCCGAGCGGATCGCCGACGTCACGGGAGCCGAGGCGGGTTACGTGACCAACGGGGCGAGCTCCGCGCTCGCACTTGCCGCCGCGGCGTGTATCGCGGGCGACGACCTCGAAACGATGGCGAGGCTCCCCGACACTGAGGGGATCCCCGATGAGATCGTCATGGCGCGCACCCATCGAAACGGCTACGACCATGCGCTCCGCCTCTCGGGCGCCGAGATCGTCGACGTCGGCGCGAACGACTACCACCTCGGGACCGGCTCGGAGAACACCGAGCCCTGGGAGATCGCCGAAGCGATCACCGAGGAGACGGTCGCCGTCGCCTACATGCAAAAGCCGTTCACGCGACCGCCGCTCCCCGAGATCGTCGAGATCGCCCACGAGCACGACCTCCCGGTGATCGTCGACGCGGCAGCGGAACTACCGCCGACGAGGAACCTGCGGACGTTCGTCGAGCAGGGCGCCGACCTCGTCGCGTTCAGCGGCGGCAAGGCGATCCGCGGGCCGCAGTCGTCGGGCATCCTCGCCGGGCGCGAGGCCCTCGTCAGGTCCGTCGCGCGCCAGCACCTCGACATGCACGCCGAGAGCTCCGTCTACGAGCCGCCGGAGGCGCTCGTCGACGCCGACGGGCTTCCCGGGGTCCCCCGACAGGGGATCGGCCGATCGATGAAGGTCGGCAAGGAGGAACTCGCCGGCCTGCTCGCCGCGCTCGACGCGTTCATCGAGGAGGACGACGAGGCCGTCCTGGGCGAGTGGCACGAGCGCGCAGAACGGATCGCCGCCGCGCTCGAATCCGTCGATAGCCTCGAGGTCGAACTCGCCAACGCGGCGAAGACCGACGCCGTCTCGACCGTCGCCGTCACCGTCGGCGAGGACGCCCCGTTGACCGCCGCCGAACTCGTTCTGTCGTTGCGCCGGGAGAACCCGCGGGTGTTCGTTGGCGCCGACGACGTCCACCGGTCGCGGTTCACGATCAATCCCCGGTGTCTGCCCGACTCCGAGGTCGACTACGTCGTCGATCGGATCGTCGCCCACCTCGAACGCTGA
- a CDS encoding Gfo/Idh/MocA family protein — protein MGLLSTAHVHTGGFASRLAAAEGVEFVGVTDDDAARGREAAAEHETTFYEPAALVEHVDAAIVSSTNTTHRRWVELAADAGLDVLCEKPLATTMADARAIVDACEAAGVRLGLCMPLPFSVPARRAKAAFDAGEIGELRVAVGTNRAWLRDRHLTGWSADPEHAGGGAAMDHTVHIVNLVRWITGEEVVEVSAELSTMHDGLAVEDVTVLSMELSDGSVFTLDGSWDRPDDWDYWGDATLNLIGTEGEIALDCFDQTLKRTREGEGVDGVYWGSIPDDGLLRDFLDAIEDDRPPLVSGEDGLRETAVVLAVYESDERGEPVAVEY, from the coding sequence ATGGGGCTGCTCTCGACGGCCCACGTCCACACGGGCGGGTTCGCGTCGCGACTCGCGGCCGCCGAGGGCGTGGAGTTCGTCGGCGTCACCGATGACGACGCGGCGCGCGGTCGCGAGGCGGCCGCAGAACACGAGACGACCTTCTACGAACCGGCGGCCCTCGTCGAGCACGTCGACGCCGCCATCGTCTCGTCGACCAACACGACCCACCGTCGATGGGTGGAACTGGCGGCCGACGCGGGCCTCGACGTGCTCTGTGAGAAGCCGCTGGCGACGACGATGGCCGACGCACGGGCGATCGTCGACGCCTGCGAGGCGGCGGGCGTCCGGCTGGGGCTCTGTATGCCGCTCCCGTTCAGCGTCCCCGCACGGCGGGCGAAGGCGGCGTTCGACGCCGGCGAGATAGGCGAGTTACGCGTTGCCGTCGGGACGAACCGCGCCTGGTTGCGCGATCGTCACCTGACGGGCTGGTCGGCCGATCCGGAACACGCGGGCGGCGGCGCGGCGATGGATCACACGGTCCACATCGTAAACCTCGTACGCTGGATCACGGGCGAGGAGGTCGTCGAGGTCTCCGCCGAACTGTCGACGATGCACGACGGCCTCGCCGTCGAGGACGTCACCGTCCTCTCGATGGAGCTCTCGGACGGCAGCGTGTTCACGCTCGACGGCTCGTGGGATCGGCCCGACGACTGGGACTACTGGGGCGACGCGACGCTGAACCTGATTGGAACTGAGGGCGAGATCGCACTCGACTGTTTCGACCAGACGCTCAAGCGGACTCGCGAGGGCGAGGGGGTCGACGGCGTCTACTGGGGGTCGATTCCGGACGACGGGCTTCTCCGGGACTTCCTCGATGCGATCGAGGACGACCGGCCGCCGCTCGTCTCGGGCGAGGACGGCCTTCGGGAGACGGCCGTCGTCCTCGCGGTCTACGAGTCCGACGAGCGGGGCGAACCGGTCGCGGTGGAGTACTGA
- a CDS encoding NAD-dependent epimerase/dehydratase family protein: protein MKVLVTGASGVVGRAILDELGDGDAYSFTALDIEDHPDPDVETIRASVTDYDAIRPAFDGVDAVIHLAVYAPGFVDEDWDRIMAVNVDGTRNVLRAAREAEVDTVIFASTNHVVGMYEREFSPEIYDPAFELSVDHTDPVRPDSTYGVSKLCNEHDGRFFVETNEYPKRFYALRICSVRDPEYDHPYGDAEKGVDDGRWERNSEEYERQVARLKATWFSRRDLGGMIDRLLADESVTFDVFYGVSDNDGRWFDIDHARSVLGYDPEDDGAEWDGPPTP from the coding sequence ATGAAGGTGCTGGTAACCGGAGCGAGCGGCGTCGTCGGGCGGGCGATCCTCGACGAACTCGGCGACGGGGACGCCTACTCGTTTACGGCGCTGGACATCGAGGACCACCCCGACCCCGACGTCGAGACGATCCGAGCGAGCGTCACCGACTACGACGCGATCCGGCCCGCGTTCGACGGCGTCGATGCGGTCATCCACCTAGCGGTGTACGCGCCGGGGTTCGTCGACGAGGACTGGGACCGGATCATGGCGGTGAACGTCGACGGGACGCGAAACGTCCTCCGGGCGGCGAGGGAGGCCGAGGTCGACACCGTGATCTTCGCGTCGACGAACCACGTCGTCGGGATGTACGAACGGGAGTTCTCGCCGGAGATCTACGATCCGGCCTTCGAACTGTCCGTCGACCACACCGACCCTGTCCGACCCGATTCGACCTACGGCGTCTCGAAGCTCTGCAACGAACACGACGGTCGGTTCTTCGTCGAGACGAACGAGTACCCGAAACGGTTCTACGCGCTTCGGATCTGCTCGGTCCGCGACCCCGAGTACGACCACCCGTACGGCGACGCCGAGAAGGGGGTGGACGACGGCCGGTGGGAGCGAAACAGCGAGGAGTACGAACGACAGGTCGCCCGACTGAAGGCGACGTGGTTCTCCCGACGCGATCTGGGAGGAATGATCGACCGACTGCTTGCCGACGAGTCCGTCACCTTCGACGTCTTCTACGGCGTCAGCGACAACGACGGGCGCTGGTTCGACATCGACCACGCACGAAGCGTCCTCGGCTACGACCCCGAGGACGACGGGGCGGAGTGGGACGGCCCACCGACGCCGTAG
- a CDS encoding fumarylacetoacetate hydrolase family protein: protein MRTVRFSDPSGYARTGEWTDDGIETTDRTYDPNEVSLLAPTEPTKVVCQAGGYMDHREESGLEDRPERPELFLKTPNCVSGHGDAIELPPGRDLVEFEAEFGIVIGEQCRGVSQEDAMDVVAGFTCVNDVSNRDDQREERNWVRGKAFDGSLPMGPVVATPDEVPEDATLTLRHNGEVKQETTREMMIFSVEELVADVSELITLEAGDVIATGTPFGPDALSEGDTVEVDFEGVGTLENHVTSR, encoded by the coding sequence ATGCGCACGGTACGATTCAGCGACCCGTCCGGCTACGCCCGAACGGGTGAATGGACCGACGACGGCATCGAGACCACCGACCGGACGTACGACCCCAACGAGGTGTCGCTTCTGGCGCCGACCGAACCGACGAAGGTCGTCTGTCAGGCCGGCGGCTACATGGACCACCGCGAGGAGTCGGGCCTCGAGGACCGCCCCGAGCGCCCCGAACTGTTCTTGAAGACGCCCAACTGCGTCTCCGGGCACGGCGACGCCATCGAACTGCCGCCGGGCCGTGACCTCGTCGAGTTCGAAGCGGAGTTCGGCATCGTCATCGGCGAGCAGTGTCGCGGGGTTTCGCAAGAAGACGCGATGGACGTCGTCGCGGGGTTCACCTGCGTCAACGACGTTTCGAACCGCGACGACCAGCGCGAGGAGCGAAACTGGGTCCGCGGGAAGGCCTTCGACGGCTCGCTCCCGATGGGGCCGGTCGTCGCCACGCCCGACGAGGTGCCCGAAGACGCGACGCTCACCCTCCGGCACAACGGCGAGGTGAAACAGGAGACCACCCGCGAGATGATGATCTTCTCCGTCGAGGAACTCGTCGCGGACGTCTCGGAACTGATCACGCTCGAGGCCGGTGACGTCATCGCGACGGGGACGCCGTTCGGGCCCGACGCGCTCTCCGAGGGCGACACCGTCGAGGTCGACTTCGAGGGCGTCGGCACCCTCGAAAACCACGTCACGAGCCGATGA